The genomic interval ACCTCGGCAACGCTCTTTCTGCCCGCGACTACAAATGCTATGGGGCAGAAGCGCCGCGCCCATTACGGCTAAGGGCGCGAACGTCAAACGATTGGTTTGCGTCAATCCTAAAAATGAATCAGGCACAAATGCACCTGCGGCATTATAGGAACGGAAATTCGCAAAGAACCGGCATTGCCTTCACACTATAGGACTTCTCTTATGTATTTTATGCAAACAGCTCTTCATGCGTGACAGTCGCGGTTCCCAATTTACCGACGACAATACCACCGGCACGATTTGCCAGCGCCACAGCTTCAGCGATAGGAAAACCAGCTCCCAGCATGACAGCCATCGTCGCAATCACCGTGTCACCGGCACCGGACACATCAAAAACCTCACGCGCCATCGTCGGAAAATGCACCACCTGTTGCGCAGTATATAAAGTCATTCCCTCTTCCGAACGCGTCACCAACAATGCTTCCAGCGCCAGTGATTCCCGCAAATTCTGGGCTTTCGTCGTCAACTCATCTTCGTTTTTCCAGCTTCCGACGATGCGCATTAACTCCGACTTATTCGGTGTCAGTATGGTGGCCCCGGCGTAACGTGAAAAATCGTCGCCTTTAGGATCAACTAAAATACATTTTCCCGCAGACTTGCCAGCAGCGATCATGTCCGTCACATTGACCAGGCTGCCTTTGGCGTAATCAGACAAAACGATCACGTTGTATTGCGGCAGCAAAGTGTTGTAGCGAGTCAACTTGTCGCGCAGCACCGTATCCGTTGGCGGCTCTTCAAAATCAATCCGCAACAGCTGTTGCTGACGACCGATGACACGCAACTTGATAATGGTAGAAATTGCCGGATCGCGCGTCAAAAAACTATCGATCCCCAATTCTGTCAGCAGGCTATCGACCACGTCGCCAGCCTCATCATCTCCCACGACGCCAAGCAACCCGGCTCCGCCACCAAGCGTGGCAATATTACGAGCAACGTTGGCCGCGCCACCCAGGCGCTCTTCACGCTTTTCGATGCGTACGACAGGCACCGGTGCTTCCGGCGAAATACGATTGACCTCGCCAAACCAATAACGGTCGAGCATAACGTCGCCAACCACCAAAACATGCGCACTTTCAAATGAAGCGGGAATCTGTTGAGCGACTGCCATTGCCTTGTCTTTCATTCTCATTAACCTTACTTACGCGTCAGTACCGAACGGCCAATACCGTAGTACTCGAAACCAATTTCGCTCATGACCGTTGGCTCATACAAGTTGCGGCCATCAAAAATAACTGGTGCCTTCAAATGCTGGCGAACCAGTTCAAAATCAGGACTGCGATAAGTCTTCCACTCGGTGACGATGGCTAGCGCATCGGCGCCTTGCAAGGCAGCCATTTGCGTCTCGCAAAAATGTAGTCGCGCTAATACGTCGGGCGTGGTCGCAAAATCAAGCTCCAAAACCCGCTTCGCCTCTGCCATTGCGACCGGATCATGCACTGCCACCGAGGCACCGCGATCAAGTAACTCTCGCAGCAATACGCGGGAAGATGCTTCACGCATGTCATCGGTATTCGGTTTGAATGCCAGGCCCCACAACGCAAAATGCTTGCCACTTAAATCCTCACCAAAACGCGCGACGATTTTATTGCCAAGCACATGCTTTTGATTATTGTTGACCTGCTCAACAGCACGCAAAATCAATAATTCCTGACCATAACCGCGCGCGGTGCGCTCCAGCGCCTGAACGTCTTTGGGGAAACAAGACCCTCCATAACCACAACCGGCGTAAAGAAAACTATGGCCGATACGCGGGTCAGAACCAATCCCGTGACGCACTGCCTCAATATCCGCGCCGACTTTATCGGCAAGATTTGCCAACTCATTCATGAATGAAATACGCGTTGCCAACATCGCGTTCGCCGCGTATTTGGTGAACTCAGCTGAGCGCACATCCATCCAATAGGTACGCTCATGATTGCGATTAAATGGTGCATACAATTGCGTCATCAGCGTACGGGCTTGCTGGCCTTCACTGCTGTCATCGCAACCAATGACAATCCGATCGGGACGCATGAAGTCCTCT from Glaciimonas sp. PCH181 carries:
- the rfaE1 gene encoding D-glycero-beta-D-manno-heptose-7-phosphate kinase; translation: MAVAQQIPASFESAHVLVVGDVMLDRYWFGEVNRISPEAPVPVVRIEKREERLGGAANVARNIATLGGGAGLLGVVGDDEAGDVVDSLLTELGIDSFLTRDPAISTIIKLRVIGRQQQLLRIDFEEPPTDTVLRDKLTRYNTLLPQYNVIVLSDYAKGSLVNVTDMIAAGKSAGKCILVDPKGDDFSRYAGATILTPNKSELMRIVGSWKNEDELTTKAQNLRESLALEALLVTRSEEGMTLYTAQQVVHFPTMAREVFDVSGAGDTVIATMAVMLGAGFPIAEAVALANRAGGIVVGKLGTATVTHEELFA
- a CDS encoding UDP-glucose/GDP-mannose dehydrogenase family protein — protein: MKITIIGTGYVGLVTGACLAELGNDVFCLDLDEKKIAMLNSGGIPIHEPGLAEIVSRNRAIGRLRFSTDIEASVAHGQIQFIAVGTPPDEDGSADLQYVLAAARNIGKYMTDFKVIVDKSTVPVGTADRVSAAIQAELAARTPTAEALAFSVVSNPEFLKEGAAVEDFMRPDRIVIGCDDSSEGQQARTLMTQLYAPFNRNHERTYWMDVRSAEFTKYAANAMLATRISFMNELANLADKVGADIEAVRHGIGSDPRIGHSFLYAGCGYGGSCFPKDVQALERTARGYGQELLILRAVEQVNNNQKHVLGNKIVARFGEDLSGKHFALWGLAFKPNTDDMREASSRVLLRELLDRGASVAVHDPVAMAEAKRVLELDFATTPDVLARLHFCETQMAALQGADALAIVTEWKTYRSPDFELVRQHLKAPVIFDGRNLYEPTVMSEIGFEYYGIGRSVLTRK